The Sulfurimonas sp. genome includes the window AGTGATGACATACTAGATGCATACAAAACTCAACTAAGACTAGATGACACTTATGTCCAAGGAAGTATCACTTTATCTCTAGATGCCAAGATAGGGCGACAAATAGTTGTTTGGGGTAAATCAGACAGTATTAGAATTACAGATGTAATAAACCCGCTTGATAACCGTACTCCTGCTATGACAGATATAGAAGATTTAAGGCTTGGCGTTGGTATGGCTAAGTTTGATTATTATGTTGGCACATGGAATTTTTCAGCTATGGTGATTCCTGAGAATCTTATCATGATAGAAGCACCTGCCAGAAGTGAGTACTTTCCCGTAGATGCTATTTTTCCTTTTGCTCCAAATCCTTTTATAGAGCTAGAAACACCAAGTAGCTCATGGAACAATATGCAGTATGCTTTTGCCGCTAACGGTATTTTTTCAGGATGGGATCTCTCTTTTTACGCTGCTGATGTACTTGACCAAAAATGGCATATAGACCCTGTTGATAAAATTCGTAAAGTCACTAAGATACAGATGCTAGGCTCCGCCATAAACATAGCATCTGGGAGTTGGTTGCTTAAGAGTGAAGTAGCACTTCTTGATGGGATAAAATACAACTCTACTACAGATGCTAAGAGTCGTCTAGATGCGCTTGTAGGATTTGACTATATGGGTATAAAAGATACAGTACTTTCTGTTGAGGTAGCAAATAAACATATATTTGACTACGAAGCGCAAATGCCAATAGTCGTACTAAGACCTGACTATGTAGATGAAGATGAGATGCAAACTGCTCTGCGTGCTACTAGAAGCTTTTATAATGACTCTTTAAACGCCTCGGCACTTCTTAGC containing:
- a CDS encoding DUF1302 family protein, with the translated sequence MLVKVLISSFVTISLASTLLNAKESIEEDDLSGFDDEPIEIASKEEVQKKKEESRVTISGDLAFKTSIGYKKHKVDGVEYSGVNQAQTSLFLELDAKLSDDWKLKISGDAFYDAIYDIHSTNNYSDDILDAYKTQLRLDDTYVQGSITLSLDAKIGRQIVVWGKSDSIRITDVINPLDNRTPAMTDIEDLRLGVGMAKFDYYVGTWNFSAMVIPENLIMIEAPARSEYFPVDAIFPFAPNPFIELETPSSSWNNMQYAFAANGIFSGWDLSFYAADVLDQKWHIDPVDKIRKVTKIQMLGSAINIASGSWLLKSEVALLDGIKYNSTTDAKSRLDALVGFDYMGIKDTVLSVEVANKHIFDYEAQMPIVVLRPDYVDEDEMQTALRATRSFYNDSLNASALLSIFGSSWQNGGFARVWIEYEVADAIGLNVGIVEYIDGDKPLMKAIKDNNRIFADITYSF